Genomic segment of Thermococcus sp.:
CGTTTATCCGACCCCCGAAAGGGGCGTTCGCGCCCTAGCCGGTCTCGTCAGGTATGCTCAGTATCTGAAAAAAGTTAAAGGAGACTGAAGCGGGTGGTGGTATTATGAAGGAGGAGGCGCTCAAAGTTATTGAGTCCGTACTGTCCCAGGGCAGGACCGCTATGGTTGAGTACGAGGCCAAGCAGGTTTTAAAAGCTTACGGCCTCCCCGTGCCTGAGGAGAAGCTTGCCAAGACCCTCGATGAGGCCCTCAAGTACGCGGAGGAGATAGGCTACCCCGTTGCCCTGAAACTCATGTCACCCCAGATACTCCACAAGAGCGACGCGAAGGTTGTCATGCTGAACATAAAAACCCCCGAGGAGCTCAAGCAGAAATGGGAGGAAATACACGAGAACGCGCGCAGATATCGCCCTGATGCAGAAATCCTCGGCGTTCTGGTTGCCCCGATGCTGAGACCGGGCAGGGAGGTAATCATCGGCGTTACCGAAGACCCGCAGTTCGGTCATGCGATAATGTTCGGCCTCGGTGGAATCTTCGTGGAGGTTCTCAAGGACGTTACCTTCAGGATAATACCCATAACGGAGCGCGATGCAAGGAAGATGATAACCGAGATAAAGAGCTACCCGATTTTAGCGGGAGCGCGCGGTGAAGAACCAGCTGACATTGATGCCATAGTCGACCTCCTCCTCAAGGTCAGCCAGCTCGTTGACGAGCTCAGGGACTACATTAAGGAAATGGACCTCAACCCCGTCTTTGTCTACGAGAAGGGTAAGGGTGCTGTTATAGTTGACGCAAGAATTATACTCAAGGAGCCGAAAGAAGAGAAGCCGGAGATAAGTTCCGAATACAGGGAGAGGTGCGCCTAATCGCCCTCCGCTTTTTCCCTTTCCTCTGCCTCTTTTTCCTGCTTATAAACCATCTCGATGTAGCTTAGAATGTCGTGCATTATGAAGAAGCTTATAATTACGTCGACGGCAGAGTAGATGTTCCCCGAGATTAGGTAGAAGATTGCGATAAAGAGGTTAATCGCGATGTAGATAAGGGCGACCTTTATTGCGGTTCTGTTTTCAACTCCAACGCCGTAGGCCAGAATGAGGTTCAGCAGGCCGAAAAAGAGGTAAATGAGTGAACCCCAATAGTAGGCGTAGCCAAGGAGGAGTATCCCGTTTATTGTGAGCAGATACGTGGCGAGCTTCGGCGGTTTGAGGTTGAGCATGGAAAAAGTTGGGAAGAGACTTTAAAGGCCTTCTGGTCCCTCAAAAAACTCAACGTACTTGAAGCCGTCGTCAGGGAAAATCAGCACGGTGGTTTCTTCTGGCGTTAACTCCTTCATTGCCCAGTAAACTGCCCCGGAGCTCAGGCCGACTAGGATTCCGTTGAGCCTCGCCACCTCCCTGACGCCTTTTATAGCTTCTTCAAGCGTTACCTCGACGATTTCATCGACGTATTTTATCCACTTCTACCCTGTCTCAGGCCTCTTTATCCCGGGGATTTTCTCTCCTCTGGCCGGAACAACGCCGATGACTTCTGTTCCATAGCGCTCCTTGAGATAGCTTCCAATCCCTGCCACGTGGCCCGAGGTTCCAATTCCTGCTATCAAAAGCTCCGGCCTCTTCCCCACGCTTTCAAGTTGTCCCGCTATCTCCTTTCCAGTTTCCCTGTGGGCCAGGAAGTTGTTTTCGTTCTCGTACTGGTTCAGATTGATGGCTCCGCTTTTTCTGGCTTCCTCCTTGACGAACTCAACCATCTCCTGACTTATCGTTTCAAAGTCCGTTAGAACGACCTCGGCTCCGAGAACGCTGAGGAGGACCCTGGTTGCCTTTGGAGTTGGCTTCGGCAGGTATGCCCTGAACCTTATCCCGAGAACGTTGCCCAGTGAGGCCAGTGCAATTGCCGTGTTGCCCGAACTCGCTTCAAAAACGCTCTCAAAGCTTTCACTTTCAAGGGCCGAGAAAAGTAGTCTATAGGCGGTTCTGTCCTTTATGCTCCTGCTGAAGGGGTTAAAGAACTCCAGCTTGGCAAAAGACATTCCCCCCTCGTTTTCAGCCTGAGGAGGGGCGTCGGCTTGTACTTCTCAAACATCTCAAGGCTGTTCTCGAACACGTTCATTGCCTTCACCGGTCGTGCTTTTGGTGAAGGCCTTAAAAACATTCCTAAAACGTTCGGTTATGGGCAAAAATGTGTACTCAAATGCCGGTCTTTCTAAATAACCTGCCGAAGGATTTTCATGAACTCTTTGGGGGAGCCCCTGACTATCGGGTATTTCGGGGTGAAGGGACAGGGAGGCTCTTTGCGGGAGCTTACCTCGAAGGTGCCGATTTTCTTTGCTATGCTCACTATCTCCTCCTTATCCATGCCTATAAGGGGCCTTAGGAGGGGTAAATCGCTTGCGGAGCTAATTATCAGGAGGTTGTCAAGGGTTTGAGATGCAACCTGCCCGAGGGAATCGCCGGTGATTATAGCCCTGGCACCGACCCCATGTCCAATCCTGCAGGCTCTTCTAATCATCAGCCATTTGCAGAGCACGCACGTCCACCGCTCTTTTCCCAGCTCTTTCAGCCTCTTAAAGGCCGGAACGTGCTCCTCCGCGAAATCCACTATGATTGGTTCGCCGAGGTTTCCATACTTCCTGAGAATCTCCCACAGCTCAAGGACCTTCTCCTCCTTGGCGGAGTCCTGCCTGAAATGAACCGGGATAACATCAATTCCCTTCCTGAGCATAAGATAAACCGCGACAGGTGAATCTATGCCCGAGCTGAGTAATGCAACGGCTTTCATGCGAAAAAATTGGAAATGGTTTTTATGAGGTTTTCTTCAACTCAGGGTTTCAAACCTTTAAGGAGAAGACCAAGATAGACGAACCAGGCAAGGATAAAAAACGCTCCTATAAGCTCAGGGATTGCCAGCCCCTTGAACACTCTGGCCTTAATCAGGTAGAGCATCGTTGTGAACACAACGACCGAACCGGCCGTCCAGAGGTAGTTGAGTGGACTGGTTCTTCCGAGCTTTATTCCGATTATCGCTATGTCCGTTAGAGCCAGAACGTAAAAGAGGACCGCCGATGGAGCGTGATAAGGAAGCTCCTTGGGAAAGACGCCAACGAGGAATAGAAAGACCATCGCAAGGGGCATGAGGTAGGAAAGCCCGTTCCTGAAGGCAACCAGAGATGGTATCATGGCTATCGTCGCAAAGAACATGAGGAAACCGTTGAAGAACCAGCGGTTCGGGTTTTTGAGGGAGCCCATGTCGCTCAGCGCGTTGTCAGTGAAGGAGAACCAGGGATTGAAGTGGATAACCAGAACTAGGCCAATAAGGAAAATAACGGGCATCGATAGCGCTATGTATGATGCGAGGCGTGTAAGGGTCATTTTAATCCCTCAGCTGGGGGTAGCATTATAAACCCTGCAATTGCAAAGTCCCTGTCGAAGGTAAAGACTTTTTTGATTCCAAGCCGCTTCATAATTGAGAAACTCAAACAGTCGAACATATCAATACCGTTTTTGTCTTGATACTTTTCAAAACATTCCCATGCGGTGTTCCAGTCATCGTCGCTTTCCTTCACTATCTCTACAAATTTGCTCGTTAAGAGTTTCTCTTTCATCACGATAGCTTTTCTTTTTCCAACTCTCTTTGAAGCACCGCTGAGGAATTCCAAAAGCACCGGTCTCCCAATGATGAACCAGTTCCCTTCGAGGGCCATTTCCTTGAAGAAAGATTTGGCGACCTTATGATTCTTGTCCTTGGGATTAAAAAATGCAATCAAAGCACTTGTGTCCATGTATATTTTTTCGCTCACTCGCTTTGCCATTCTGGGACACCCCAGTCGTCCCTCTCACTGGCATTTTCATCAGCTATGTCGAGGAGCCCAACTGCCTCCCATATAGGGTCGTTTTCAACTTCTTCAAGAAGTTTTTTCTTCTTTTTTTCTGCATAGTCCCGGAGTATTTCTCTGAGGACTTCTTTAAGGGACTTTTTTTCAATGCTAGCCACTGCCTTTAGGGTTTTGTAGACATCCATCTCAACCTCTGTCTGAACGACTTTTGTCTCTGACATGTTTGCTCACCTATCTCTCTTATTGAATGTAATTCTAAATATGCTTTTTGTTAGATGTCTAGCACTCCCTCTTTTTCGGCTCTTCCCCAAAGATTTCCCTATAAATCTTCCGGAACTCCTCCCAGGAACCCCTTATTATCGGGTGCTTTGGAATGAAGGGTATTTCATCTTCCGGCAGTGTTGAGAGCTCAAAGGTGCCGATTTTCTTTGCTATGCTCACTATCTCCTCCTTGTCCATGCCTATAAGGGGCCTGTAAATCGGCAAATCGCTCGCCTGACTGACGATGTACATGTTCTCGAGCGTTTGGCTTGCCACCTGCCCGAGGGAATCGCCCATGACGATGCCCTTAGCACCGAATTCCTTGGCTATTCTGTCGGCGTGTTTGACCATCATGAACTTGCACATCACACAGGTGTATTTGTCCTTCTTCATCTCCTTAAGCTTCCGAACGATTTTTTCGCGTTCCTGTGGCTTTACGACTATCAGCTCGGCCTTTCCACCGTAGTGGTACTTCTTGAGCTGGTTCCATATCTTCCTGACCTTTTCGAGGGTTTTCTCCCCCATGTAGATGTGGACTGGAATCACCTCGACGCCACGCTTCATCATGAGGAAAGCCGCGACCGGTGAGTCTATGCCACCGCTGAGTAAAGCCACGACCTTTCCTTGCGTCCCTATAGGCAGACCGCCCCATGCCCTGATTTTGTCAACGAAGACGTACGCTTTGCCCTCCATCAGCTCAACGCCGACCTCTATGTCGTAGTTATGAAGATTGACCTCGCTCTCCTCGTTTTCAAGAATGTACTCCCCAACCTTCGCCTGAATCTCCGGACTTTTCAGCGGAAATTCCTTGGTTATTCTCCTCGCGGTAACGCGGAAACGGGGCCTCTCAAGGTTCAGCTCGCGCTTCTTCCTCCTGAAGAGCTTTAGGGCTGTCTTGTTGATTTTTTCCATGTTTGCTTCAACTTCCATGGCAGGGGAGAGGGAAACTATTCCGAAAACGCGCGTGAGGACGTCTACAGCCTCCTTGGCCCTGTTCGTCCTTACTAAAACGCGACCGTGCTTGGCCTCAACTTTTTTGAATTCAATCCCCTCGCTTACCAACGCTTCGCGTATGTTGTTCATGAGGATGTTCTCAAACCATCTCCTCGTCTGCCTCGACTTCGTTCCTATCTCACCGTACCTAACGATGACAACGTTCATGGCTCAACCCACCGGTCCGAGTGGATGGGGAAACTTGACGACTATCTCAACGTACTTCTGGATGACCGTGTATAGGACAAGGGACATGATGTATGACGAAAGCAAAATGAGCTCGTTCATCTCAAAGATGTGCCTGGCGAGTTCCTTTGCCCTCGGCGTGGCGTCAACGATGGTTCTCATGTAGCGGACCTTCCAGTTCTGGTTCATTACTATGAAACTGACAAGGAACAGAACGCCCACTAACCCCCACATTTTGCCAAAGGCCAGCATAAGGAAGAGCGTCGAGGTCATGACGAGCCATCCACCGATGACGCCGAGCAGGATTACGAACTCTATCATGGCTATCGTCTTTGCTTGGGTGATTAAGATAAAAAAGTTTAGATGAACTTTGTTACATCTTCAATACCCTTCTTTCTTTTCCTCGGCTTCGGTTCGTTCTTGGGATAGCCAACGGGAATGACGCCAACGAGGTAGTAGTTCTCATCCAACCCGGCCAGTTCCCTTACCCTCTCCTCTATCCCCCTGAAGTTCGTAACTCCGACGTAGACTGTGCCAAGGCCGAGCTCAACTGCCTTGAGCATGAGGTTCTGGATTGCCATAGCAGCACTCTCAACACTCCAGATGAACTCCACCTCGTCGAACTCTTTTCCTGGAAGAAACCGGACGCGCTTATCTATGAACACCGCAATGTAAACCGGTGCCCTGAACATGCCCTCTTCGTGTATTCTCTTCCTGAGCTTTGCTATCTTTTCCTCGGGTAGTTTGACAGCCTGATAGTAGACCTCCATACCCTCAGCAATGAGCTCATAGAGCTTTTCTCTTGCTTCCTTGTTTCTAAACACAACAAAAATCCAGTTTTCAAGTCCGCTCGCCGTTGGGGCCCGAATTGCACTTTTGATGAGCTCCTTAATATCTTCCTCCGCAACAGGTTTCTCGGAGAAGTATCTAACGGAGGTTCTTCTCCTTATAGCCTCCTCCAGTTCCATGTTCCCACCTCTCCTCATTGGAGATTCGTTTATTAATCCCTTTTCAAAACCAAAGGTTTAATAGAAAAGCCGAGAATTTCCCTTCGGTGAAAAGCATGTACGGATGGAGAGGAAGGCTCGGCCTTATAGTCCCATCATCGAACACCACTATGGAGATGGAGCTTCACGATTACCTCCCGGAGGGCGTTTCGCTCCACACGGCGAGGATTCCCCTCAGAAACGTCAACGAAGAGGAGCTCGTAAGGATGAACACTTTGGCCGTTGAGAGCGCCAAGCTCCTTAGAGATGCCGGGGTTGAGCTGATTCTCTACGGATGCACCAGCGGTTCCTTCATCGGAGGAAAGGACTACGAGAAAAAGCTTGAGATGGAAATCGAAGACGAGGTGAACGTCCCGGTTGTGAGCACGAGCACGGCCGTAATAGAGGCCCTCAAAATGCTCGACGTCAGGGAAATCCTCGTGATAACGCCCTACACCGACGAGATTAACCAGCGAGAGAAGGAGTTCCTTGAGGCGAACGAGTTCACCGTTCTGGACATCAGAGGGCTCGGCATTGAGGACAACCTTGAGATTGGCAAGCTCGAACCCTACACGGCTTACAGACTCGCCAAGGCGAGCTTTACCGATGAAGTAGAGGCGATATTCATAAGTTGCACCAACTGGAGAACCTTCGAGATAATTGAAACGCTCGAAAGGGACCTCGGGGTTCCGGTTGTCACGAGCAATCAAGCTTCCCTCTGGCTCGCGCTGAGGGAAATGGACGTCATGGACAGGATTCCAAGCCTCGGGAAGCTTTTTGTTGAATTTTAAGGCTTTTTCTGCCTTATATTTCAAAACGAAATCCTTTTAAGAAGCATACTGAAAATTCCTATTGATTACTCACTGAAGGTGATACAAATGATGGAGCTCCTCAATGAGGCGAGAAAGCTATCGATGTTCACCGCTTACAATGCGAACGTTGATGCGATAGTATACCTCAACGGGGAAATGATTCAGAGGCTTATAGATGAGTTTGGGGCCGAGGCAGTGAAAAGAAAAATGGAGGAATTCCCAAGGCAGATTGAAGAGCCCATAGACTTCGTTGCAAGACTCGTCCATGCCCTCAAGACAGGTAAACCTATGGAAGTTCCCCTCGTAAACGAGGAGCTCCAGGGATGGTTTGACTCCCGCTTTAATTATGACGTCGAGAGAATCGGTGGACAGGCTGGAATAATAGCGAACCTCTTGGCAAACCTCGACTTCAGAAAGGTCATCGTTTACACCCCACACCTTGCAAAGAGACAGGCGGAGATGTTCGTGAGGAAGCCAAACCTGTTCTACCCAGTCGTTGAAAACGGGAAACTGGCCCTCAAGCATCCGATGGAAGCCTACCGGGAGAACGACCCGATAAAGGTGAACCGTATCTTTGAGTTCCGCGCCGGAACGACTTTCAGGCTTGGAAACGAGACTATAACCGTTCCCTATTCTGGTCGCTTCATAGTCTCGGCCAGATTTGAGAGCATAAGGATTTACACGAGGCCCGAGCTAAAGCCTTTTCTCCCCGAAATCGGACTCCAGACGGACGGTGCAATCCTCTCCGGCTATCAGGGGATAAGACTGCGCTACTCCGACGGAAAGGACGCCAACTATTACCTGAGGGAAGCAAAGAAGGACATACTCCTCCTTAAGAGAGAAAAGGACCTGAAGGTTCACCTTGAGTTCGCATCAATCCAGAACCGCGAGCTGAGGAAAAAGGTCATTTACAACCTCTTTCCCCTCGTTGACAGTGTCGGGATGGACGAAGCCGAGATTGCCTACGTCCTGAGTGCCCTCGGCTATTCGAAGCTGGCTGAAAGGATATTTACCTACAACCGAATCGAGGACACTGTTCTGGGCGGGAAAATCCTCATAGACGAGATGAACCTCGAAGTCCTGCAAATCCACACGATTTACTACCTGATGTACATAACCCACGCCGACAATCCCTTGAGTGAGGAGGAGCTTAGGAAGAGCCTTGAGCTGGCAACGACTTTGGCTGCGGCAAGGGCTTCGCTCGGCGACATAAAATCGCCAGAGAACTTTGAAAGGGGACTAGGCGTTCCCTACAACGAGCGCGGGGAATACGTTAAGCTCAGGTTTGAAGAGGCCAAAAGACGGCTAAGAACGAAGGAGTACAAGATAGTGATAATCCCGACGAGGCTCGTGAAGAACCCGGTTTCAACCGTCGGGCTCGGCGATACAATCTCAACCGGAGCCTTCACAAGCTATCTTGCCCTCTTGAGGAGAAAGGGGGCACTCTAGTCAACCATCGGGCAGTTAATATCACTCAAGGAGTCCCTCAATCAGCTTTGCCTTTTCCTGGGCTTTTTTCAGGTGCTCAACGGTGACCTTCGTGTAAATTTGCGTCGTTGAGAGGTTTGAATGACCTAAAAACTCCTGAATGGCCCTGATATCAACGCCCCTTTCGAGCATGTGGGTTGCAAAGCTGTGGCGGAGCCTGTGGGGGGTAACCTCAACCCCTGCCCGATTCCCGTATTTCTTCAGGAGGTACCAGACGGTCTTGGGTGAGAGCCTGTCCTTCTTCCGTCTCCTCTCCTCAACGAGGAGGTACTCGCTTTCGTCTTCCCTGCTTTCAAGGTATTCCCTTATGGCATCGCTCAGAAAAGCCGGAATCGGGACGACCCTGTCTTTGGCCCCCTTACCACCGCGGACAACCAAGAGGTTCCTCTCTATGTCCACATCGCCCTTCTTCAGGTTGCAGAGCTCGCTGACGCGCAAACCGGCCCCGTAGAGCAGGAGAACTATCAGCCTGTCCCTCTTCCTTGTCGGTGGAATTACCGAGAGGAGCCTCTTGACCTCCTCCCGGGTTAAAGCCTTCGGCAGACTCCTTGGAACCTTCGGTGGCCTCAGCTTCTCGGCTTCCTCGTCGTAACCCTCAAAGCGGAAGTAGGCGCGCAAGGCCTGAACAACGAGGTTAAGGCTTCTGTTGGAGTAGCCTTCCCTCCTGAGTCTGGCCAAAAAACGCAGGGCGGAGCGAGCGTTTATTGTCCCGCCCCACTCAAGGTATCGTCTAACGTAGTAGGAATACATCCTGATTGTGTTGGGACTCTTTCCCTCGAGGTCGAGGTATGTCTCGAACTCCTCTATGACTTCGTCCATAGCTCAGACCTTAAAGCAGTTCGTGCGGCTTGAGCTCGGCCTCAATGATTTCGAGTTCTTCCCCGGGTTTCTCCGTGGGCTCGATCTTTTTGTCTTCCTGCTCTTCCCCAGTTTCCGCTTCATTAGCTTTTCCTTCAAGGCCCTCCTTTATGGCAAGGCTCAGATAGACGGTTTTCATCAGCTCCTCGACGAGCTCTCTGTCCTCTGCAAAGACGTAGCCCTGTCCGACTATGACCTTTCCAGCCAGCCCAAGTTTCTCGACGGCTATAGCAAAAATCTTCTCGTCCGGGACGGGTTCTGCCGGGAACAGGTTCGTCCAGGCCTCTTCAATCTTAACGGGCCTGCTCTTCTTGTCGAGGAGCTCTCTAAGGCCTTCGTTCTCGTTCCTAAGCCTTACGTACTCAGCATGCAACTCCTCGTACTTCTTCTGGAGCTCTTCGTGCTCCTTGTAGAGACTCTCGTAGTCGCTTGCCAGCTGGTCGTACTTGCCCTTGATATCAAGAAGCTGTTTCCTCAGCTCCATGTACTCGGGAAGAACCTGAAGGCTCTTCAGCCCCGCCCTTACGAGGGTGTTCTTGAGCTCCTTCCTAACGAGTTCAACGTCAACGTGCTCTAAGTCGTGCCCCAGGGGGAGTTTCATTCTCTCGATGTGGCCGACCATTTCGCCGAGCTCGTTGAAGAGCCTCTCGGCAAGTTCTCTTCCAACCCTGTCCGCGTCGGTGGCTATTATGAGCAAATCGGCACCTGCCGCGGCGCTTTTTGCTATCTCCACGTTGGTAGTAGGGATTATGGCTGAAATCGTTATGTTGTATTCACTCCCCAGAGCGAGCCCCTGAAGTGCCTTGCTGACGACTTCAACGTCGCTCGCTCCTTCAACGAGAATCCTAACGTCCACTATTGCCATGCTCACCACCGTCAATAATTCTCTCCCCGGTTTAAAACCGTTCTCATAGTTCAACCTTCAGGGAGGGTCTCTCGAGGATAACCTCTCCGGATGGAGACAGCGAGATGGAGAGGCCCTCAATCCTAACTCCCTCCCTAACGGCCTCTCTCAGGAGTTTTGCTATAATGGGGTCCCCTTTCTCGTAGGGCCTGAACTTCTCGACACCTGGCATTGCTCCGATGAAGAATATTATGGCCTTTTTGCCGGAGCGGGCAAGTTCCATGAGCTCACGTATGTGCCTCTGCCCCCTCAGGGAGGGACAGTCAGGATACATGGCGTATTCTCCCCTTTCACCTCCCCTCAACACGGCGCTCTTCATTTCACCGTAGAGCTCTCCGCCGGGACAGGCAAAGAGGTAGTCGAGCCTTGAGTTGCCGACTCGAACTTCTTTCCTCTTTATCACGCAGTCCCTTAACCATGGAATCAGGTTCAGTTCCACGGCCTTCTCGAAGGCCTTAGCTTGCGTCTTCGTGTCTATTACCGCTCCCTTTCCCCCTAAGTCTTCAAAGGCCAGCAGAACGAAGTCCGTCTTTCCACCGCTCTTTGGCAGGCAGAATGCCCTTCTTCCCGGAACCATGAACTCCTCCAGGCGACCGGTGTTTGTGACGAGGGCTTTCTTGAGTTCTCCTTGCACTTCAACAAGGGCCACAAAGCGGTTGAGCCTCTCAATGAAAGTGCAGGGGATGACGTTTAGTTTTAGCAAAACATCTCTCATGATGCCCCTTAGGAGGCTAGAGATATAAACTTTAACCATCACATTTTTATCCAGAAACTGGATAATCCAGATGGTGGATAATAATGAAGTTCTACGACAGGAAGGACGAGATGGAGACATTGAAGAGAGCCCTTAAACTCTCGGATTCCAGGCTTGTTGTTGTCGTTATTACTGGACGGAGAAGGGTAGGTAAGACGAGACTCGTCAGGGAATTCTTCAGGAGGGAGGGCATTGGTTTTCTGGACCTGTTTGTAGGCGTTAAGGGTGAGAAGCTCCTCATGGAGGACTTTGCAAGGGAAGTTGAGCGCTTAATGGGCTACTCCCCAAAGTTTGATAACTTTGGTGAGTTCCTGAGATACCTTGAGCGCCTCGACGTGAGAGCAGTCTTCTTCGACGAGTTTCAAAACGTCCTGCGGGTGAATCCCTCCATGGCCTTCGAGCTTCAGAGGTTCATAGACCGCAACGAGTCCAAGCCCTTGTTGCTCGTAATCTCCGGTTCCTACATCGGTATGATGAAGCGCCTCTTCGCATCGAGGAAAGCGCCCCTCTACGGCAGGAGTACTGTTTTTATGGAGCTTAAACCACTTCGACCACGCCATGTCTTTGAGATGCTAAACGACTTAGGCATCAGAGATTCCGGGGAAAAAATGGCCTTTTACGCGGTTTTTGGAGGAGTTCCCAAATACTACGAACTCGTTGAACTCCTCGAAAAGAAAACTCTTCGTGAGCTTCTTGTCGAGGCTGTCAGGTATTCCACGTTCCTGGTCTCGGAGGGGGAAGGTCTCCTAATCGACGAGTTTGGACGGGCTTACAAGACCTACTACTCAATCCTCAGAGCAATAGCGAGCGGAAAGAACAGGCTCGTGGAGATTGCAAACCTCCTTGGAATGAAGCCAGGAAGCCTATCTAAGTACCTTGATTCCCTTATAGATTATTACGGCATCGTTGCCAGGGAAGTTCCGGTGCTTGGTGGCAGGCGCTCGAGGTATGTGATAAGAGACAACTTCCTAAACTTCTGGTTCAGCATGATTGAACCCCAACTTAGGAACATTGAAGCAGGCGACGTTGATTCCTTTAGACGCTTTCTTGGGGAAAACCTCAATACTTTTCTCGGAAGGGCATTCGAGAGGGTTGTTGCTGACGTTCTATGGGACCTGAACGGAAAAATATTCACCTTTGATGAACTTGGACCCCAGTGGGGTAGGGGATACGAGATTGACCTCGTTGCGGTTAATAAAAAGGAGGAGGCAATTTTCATAGAGACAAAGTGGGGAACTTCAGTGGACGGTCCGAGGGAGATTGGCAAACTAATCGCCAAGGCTAACCTTGTCCCCTGGAGAGGGGAGAAAAGGTTTCTCATAATAGCTAGGGGCTTTCGGCGGAAGTGTGATGACTGCATAACCGTTGAGGAACTCCTCTCACACCTAAACCCTTAAAAGCACATTACGATGACTATCTAAACGGTGGTGTTCATGGTGGACTTTGAACTGCTGAAGAAGATTGTTGAAGCTCCGGGAGTTTCTGGGTTTGAATTCCTCGGTGTCAGGGACGTTGTAATCGAGGCCTTCAAACCCTACGTCGACGAGATTAGGGTTGACAAGCTCGGGAACGTTATAGCCCACAAGGAGGGCAAGAGGCCAAAGGTAATGCTCGCCGGTCATATGGACCAGATAGGCCTCATGGTGACGCACATCGAGAAGAACGGATTCCTCCGGGTAGCTCCTGTCGGCGGTGTTGACCCAAGAACTCTAATAGCCCAGCGCTTCAAGGTCTGGGTTGGCCCGAACGAGTTCATCTACGGCGTTGGCGGTTCAGTTCCACCACACATCCAGAAGCCGGAGCAGAGGAACAAGGCCCCAACGTGGGACCAAGTGTTCATTGACATCGGTGCCGAGAGCAAGGAGGAAGCTGAGGAGATGGGCGTCAAGATAGGCACGGTAATTACCTGGGACGGAAGGCTGGAGAGGCTCGGCAAGCACCGCCTGGTTAGCATAGCCTTCGACGACAGGATAGCGGTTTACACCTTGGTTGAGAGTGCAAGACAGTTGAGCGAGACCGATGCGGACGTTTACTTCGTGGCAACGGTTCAGGAGGAGGTTGGCCTTCGCGGTGCCAAGGTTTCGGCCTTCGGCATAGACCCTGACTACGGCTTTGCCCTGGATGTGACCATCGCGGCCGACGTTCCGGGAACGCCAGAACACAAGCAGATAACCCAGCTCGGAAAGGGAGTTGCAATCAAGATAATGGACCGCTCCGTCATCTGCCACCCGACGATAGTTCGCTGGATGGAGGAGCTGGCCAAAAAATACGAGATACCCTACCAGTGGGACATCCTCACTGGAGGAGGAACCGACGCTGGGGCAATACACCTCAACAAGACCGGCGTCCCGAGCGGTGGCATAAGCATTCCGGCGCG
This window contains:
- the sfsA gene encoding DNA/RNA nuclease SfsA; this translates as MRDVLLKLNVIPCTFIERLNRFVALVEVQGELKKALVTNTGRLEEFMVPGRRAFCLPKSGGKTDFVLLAFEDLGGKGAVIDTKTQAKAFEKAVELNLIPWLRDCVIKRKEVRVGNSRLDYLFACPGGELYGEMKSAVLRGGERGEYAMYPDCPSLRGQRHIRELMELARSGKKAIIFFIGAMPGVEKFRPYEKGDPIIAKLLREAVREGVRIEGLSISLSPSGEVILERPSLKVEL
- a CDS encoding M42 family metallopeptidase, which gives rise to MVDFELLKKIVEAPGVSGFEFLGVRDVVIEAFKPYVDEIRVDKLGNVIAHKEGKRPKVMLAGHMDQIGLMVTHIEKNGFLRVAPVGGVDPRTLIAQRFKVWVGPNEFIYGVGGSVPPHIQKPEQRNKAPTWDQVFIDIGAESKEEAEEMGVKIGTVITWDGRLERLGKHRLVSIAFDDRIAVYTLVESARQLSETDADVYFVATVQEEVGLRGAKVSAFGIDPDYGFALDVTIAADVPGTPEHKQITQLGKGVAIKIMDRSVICHPTIVRWMEELAKKYEIPYQWDILTGGGTDAGAIHLNKTGVPSGGISIPARYIHSNTEVVDERDVDAAVKLTTKVIEEIPELKL
- a CDS encoding toprim domain-containing protein — encoded protein: MAIVDVRILVEGASDVEVVSKALQGLALGSEYNITISAIIPTTNVEIAKSAAAGADLLIIATDADRVGRELAERLFNELGEMVGHIERMKLPLGHDLEHVDVELVRKELKNTLVRAGLKSLQVLPEYMELRKQLLDIKGKYDQLASDYESLYKEHEELQKKYEELHAEYVRLRNENEGLRELLDKKSRPVKIEEAWTNLFPAEPVPDEKIFAIAVEKLGLAGKVIVGQGYVFAEDRELVEELMKTVYLSLAIKEGLEGKANEAETGEEQEDKKIEPTEKPGEELEIIEAELKPHELL
- a CDS encoding ATP-binding protein — encoded protein: MKFYDRKDEMETLKRALKLSDSRLVVVVITGRRRVGKTRLVREFFRREGIGFLDLFVGVKGEKLLMEDFAREVERLMGYSPKFDNFGEFLRYLERLDVRAVFFDEFQNVLRVNPSMAFELQRFIDRNESKPLLLVISGSYIGMMKRLFASRKAPLYGRSTVFMELKPLRPRHVFEMLNDLGIRDSGEKMAFYAVFGGVPKYYELVELLEKKTLRELLVEAVRYSTFLVSEGEGLLIDEFGRAYKTYYSILRAIASGKNRLVEIANLLGMKPGSLSKYLDSLIDYYGIVAREVPVLGGRRSRYVIRDNFLNFWFSMIEPQLRNIEAGDVDSFRRFLGENLNTFLGRAFERVVADVLWDLNGKIFTFDELGPQWGRGYEIDLVAVNKKEEAIFIETKWGTSVDGPREIGKLIAKANLVPWRGEKRFLIIARGFRRKCDDCITVEELLSHLNP